DNA from Lentibacillus amyloliquefaciens:
TTAAACCAGATTTAAAAAACCTGCAAAGCAAACTGGATTATTCGGAATATGGCGGAGCAGGGCTTTTCGGTCTGGCATCCCCGGTTATTAAAGCACATGGCTCGTCAAACAGCCGTGCCATTTTCAACGCGATCCAGCAGGCTGCCCACATGGTTGAGAATGACGTAACTGAAACAATAAAAACGACAGTTGAATCGATTGAACAAAACAAGGGGGATTAATTATGAAGCGAGTGGCGTTTTTATTTCCCGGACAGGGGTCACAAGCAGTTGGTATGGGAAAAGCCTTTTATGACGAATATGCTGATGTTAAAAAACGATTTCAAAAGGCAGATCAGCTTTTGGGAATAGAACTGACACAACTGATGTTTGAAGGACCAAAAGAAAAACTGACCGAGACAGAAAATACTCAGCCCGCATTATTACTCGCTGGTATTGCTGTTCAGACATTGCTTCAAAAGGAAAACATCCAGCCTGTAATGGCAGCAGGTCACAGTCTTGGTGAATACAGTGCATTAGTGGCTGCCGGAGCACTTCCGTTCGAAGAAGCATTGCCTTTAGTGGCAAAACGCGGAAAGTTAATGGAAGAAGCTTTTCCAAAAGGTAAAGGGACGATGGCTGCTGTTCTGGGCATGAACCAGTCGGACATTGAACAGACACTCCAGCATTTAAATGCCGATGAAGTTGTTGATATTGCCAACCTGAACTGTCCGGGCCAGATTGTCATTTCCGGGTCAAAAGAGGGGATTGATAACGCTGTCGCGCTTTTAAAAGAAAATGGCGCCAAACGGGTGATGCCACTGAATGTGAGCGGACCGTTCCATTCAAGACTGATGAAGTCGGCCAATGAGCAATTTGCAAAAGAACTGGATCATATAACATTCGATGATGCGCGCATTCCGGTTTATGCCAATGTAACAGCTGAACCTGTCACAGAAAAAAGCAGCATTAAAGATTTGCTGATCAGACAGCTATATTCACCCGTTCGCTTTGAAGAATCAGTCCGCAATATGTTAGACGAGAAAGTGGATGCCTTTGTTGAGCTTGGAACAGGTAAAGTCTTAAGCGGGCTTGTCCGGAAAATTGACCGCAAAGCCAAAACATTCGCTATACAAGACCCGGATTCATTGAATGAATTTCTAACATGGTATAGGGAGGAATCCTAATGCTTGCAGGTAAAAGTGCGTTAGTCACTGGTGCTTCACGCGGCATCGGTCGCGCAATAGCGCTTGAACTGGCCGAAAAGGGAGCAAATGTAGCTGTCAATTACGCAGGGAGTGAAGACAAAGCGCAAACTGTTGTTGAAGAAATAAAGCAATTCGGTGTACAATCGTTTAAGGTACAGGCAAACGTGGCAGATGAAAAAGAAGCCAAAGCTATGGTGAAAGAAGTTGTCAACGAATTTGACAGTCTCGATATTTTAGTGAATAATGCGGGTATCAACCGGGATAATTTAATAATGCGGATGAAGGAAGATGAGTTTGATCAGGTCATTGATACCAACTTAAAAGGCGTCTTTCAATGCATTAAAGCCGTTTCAAGACAAATGATGAAACAAAAAGGCGGCCGCATTATTAATGTGTCATCGATCATCGGTGTCAGCGGTAATGCCGGTCAGGCGAACTATACAGCTGCAAAAGCGGGTGTAATCGGTTTGACGAAATCAACTGCGAAGGAATTTGCCTCTCGCAATATTCTTGTTAATGCAGTTGCACCAGGTTTTATTTCAACCGATATGACCGATGCACTTACTGATGAACAGAAAGATGGCATGCTTTCAATGATACCGCTGGAAAAATTGGGTGAGCCGGAGGATGTTGCACGTGTTGTCCGCTTCCTTGCCTCTGATGACGCGAAATATATCACAGGGCAGACCATCAACATTGACGGCGGCATGGTTATGTAAATT
Protein-coding regions in this window:
- the fabD gene encoding ACP S-malonyltransferase yields the protein MKRVAFLFPGQGSQAVGMGKAFYDEYADVKKRFQKADQLLGIELTQLMFEGPKEKLTETENTQPALLLAGIAVQTLLQKENIQPVMAAGHSLGEYSALVAAGALPFEEALPLVAKRGKLMEEAFPKGKGTMAAVLGMNQSDIEQTLQHLNADEVVDIANLNCPGQIVISGSKEGIDNAVALLKENGAKRVMPLNVSGPFHSRLMKSANEQFAKELDHITFDDARIPVYANVTAEPVTEKSSIKDLLIRQLYSPVRFEESVRNMLDEKVDAFVELGTGKVLSGLVRKIDRKAKTFAIQDPDSLNEFLTWYREES
- the fabG gene encoding 3-oxoacyl-[acyl-carrier-protein] reductase is translated as MLAGKSALVTGASRGIGRAIALELAEKGANVAVNYAGSEDKAQTVVEEIKQFGVQSFKVQANVADEKEAKAMVKEVVNEFDSLDILVNNAGINRDNLIMRMKEDEFDQVIDTNLKGVFQCIKAVSRQMMKQKGGRIINVSSIIGVSGNAGQANYTAAKAGVIGLTKSTAKEFASRNILVNAVAPGFISTDMTDALTDEQKDGMLSMIPLEKLGEPEDVARVVRFLASDDAKYITGQTINIDGGMVM